A single window of Archangium gephyra DNA harbors:
- a CDS encoding SAV_2336 N-terminal domain-related protein — MISRLIDTLRAAGLEPDARELEEILWLAPFLTPEPAHDEAERSSDGSEDASEPSRPLEDEQPRARRPETPAVQPPVRPSPPEAEVGMPRREPGVPTRHGGSMVFRSPGAPALPNPLQLGRALRPLRRRRDSHWLRELDEVATAERIAREGLWSPVFRRGRSRWLELDLVIDTGRSMTIWRQTLHELRTLLRYVGIFRDVRAWSLTTEDPKGRVRLYRGTAGAAHGKSERNPRELMGTPGERRLILVVSDCVSPAWHAGGVGELLRLWGQGGPVAILQMLPQRVWVRTALRHHSSVWMHGREPGEANTRLVFGSWPGAVVPGQRGAVPVPAITLERESFLNWARVVAGRAGAWTPGVLLREGGSARKALERAPEGVEPLEQVQRFEAMASPLAQRLVQLLAAVPISLPVMRLVWQTRLPEASQVHLAEVFLSRLLEEVGPPGGTADPELLQYDFRPGVREVLLASVPPTESLDTLQSVSKYVEERLGQTLDFQAMLADPTAFGGEQLDESLKPFARVAAAVLRQLGGEYASLATRLEGMPPGQQGRATRARAEVRAEEPPTRTERTETPPEERPTAPRWQPSGKRVLVVGSRKPSRSEQFRRLCALLGQTLARKGHALVSEGWPGVDQEVGAAYVETLRDLGVDPEWHVTQVVNKGRMSALDVGKIVRTKARWRGSAVSLEHADLVVMLKGREEVFQVVEVARILSKPVLPLPGTGGDAARAYESVMGAPSFRWWSGLSRISLLRLNVPVSTVEESVHAVEALSSLIDRLHSGAQLAPYASAMLQLVQNFEFGVPLKTRPVRNPRWRGFIEELTRAAGGIRPPLAQLSLKMGDGERASATLGDPRPAIDALRATLPAMTERLLEDFERIGALEEHARFGCRVQSELVPLVLEFAGQEGLEVVGAVLSQKSVPQESPFFGSLVGAVRERLDSPEEFEDWLSVHLGLSSAEFEFRKKFLELASRLRDTYDTVRGLSPDDVDAALLEIVRESGLISFEYAKLSQAPWMGDTVPTVVGQPRRRDITGAGNVLDTRVHLPDPRFVAHFLSSESGFERAAAYLLVQRYLSDLVPELGHSIARERSLMRRSPEGWWFAVNRLLSCLLYQHDELVSLGSWPEMRRALVQFLNQLRRSPIPREEAALRQLVERLSERTFAAPVEPRVERPEEATPWQWSGKWIAVAGTDSGQLPEQIEQVCRMLGEGLARDGHGLIGGGWPGVDAVVARAYVATLRNQGVNPKDSFLQILEEERSPEVQEGTLETVRPEDSFAAEVSRADALVLIGGLGGTAAMFEAARALGKPVLPLRATGGDAEVVHEYILGDTSYLLQAGLSRRIMRKLEGPISTEEELRHTIDDVLEFVGGIPSVPTAYARALLAFLGLKQLNLFEQRELASRPLWKAFLGQLARQAEVELPKTSHAIPGFVSSLVFEDPSDTPAQDLVLVNQISKDRVRAPLSRMSERLIADFERVTDLEDHDSWGKPIQMALAPLVARSQPGLEAIGRVIKRTFDGIVSPFIDDLRTEAQRHFSSEEQYQDWVMKCLRVSPQEYEFRQTFYRLSLALNVHLGVAHVRIQEAMGSLREALPANELAREPAFIWFFLREERPVAERALAYLLIEEFRFTSFLPGLLRALPREHHRLNEPHSAVVVWQLISCLRSFRGDPQLEAQWPQVLSELAALRRTLEAQPRLDPTGELRALVDSLVSEEPPREEVVQKAELISPDEESGELNEKLAAHQSELPIAQHAADLDPGNTLKQRRVYLIHYSIGVVLRKKGDLDGALTAYRSCLAIAQRMVEREPDNGLFLRDLYLSHSSVGDMLRDKRDLDGALATYESGLAVAQRMVEREPDNGLFLRGLYLSHFSIGDVLRKKGDNNMALAAYESGLAVAQRMVERGPNDTTLQRSLFLSHYSIGFVLNSLGDLQGALVALESAVAVAQRLVEREPNNDTLQHDLSVGRQSVDRVLRALRRSP; from the coding sequence CGTGGGCGCTCGCGCTGGCTCGAGCTGGACCTGGTGATCGACACCGGTCGGTCGATGACGATCTGGAGACAAACGCTCCACGAGCTTCGCACGCTCTTGAGGTACGTCGGCATCTTCCGGGATGTGCGGGCGTGGTCGCTGACGACGGAGGACCCGAAGGGAAGGGTCCGGCTGTACCGGGGGACCGCGGGAGCGGCGCACGGGAAATCCGAACGGAATCCGCGAGAGCTGATGGGGACTCCCGGCGAGCGGAGACTCATCCTGGTGGTGAGTGATTGTGTTTCACCGGCCTGGCACGCGGGTGGGGTGGGCGAGCTGTTGCGGTTGTGGGGCCAGGGCGGTCCCGTGGCCATCCTGCAGATGCTGCCGCAGCGGGTCTGGGTGCGGACGGCCCTGCGGCACCACTCCTCGGTGTGGATGCACGGCCGGGAGCCGGGAGAGGCGAATACGCGGCTAGTGTTCGGCTCGTGGCCGGGAGCGGTGGTGCCCGGCCAGCGAGGAGCGGTTCCGGTACCGGCCATCACGCTGGAGCGCGAGTCGTTCCTGAACTGGGCCCGGGTAGTGGCTGGAAGGGCCGGAGCCTGGACGCCTGGGGTGCTGCTGCGAGAGGGCGGCTCCGCGAGGAAGGCACTGGAGCGTGCACCGGAGGGGGTGGAGCCACTCGAGCAGGTGCAGCGCTTCGAGGCGATGGCCTCCCCGCTGGCGCAGCGGTTGGTGCAACTGCTCGCGGCGGTTCCGATCTCGTTGCCCGTGATGCGATTGGTCTGGCAGACGCGGCTGCCCGAAGCTAGTCAGGTGCATCTGGCCGAGGTGTTCCTGAGCCGGTTGCTGGAGGAGGTGGGGCCACCGGGTGGTACGGCGGATCCGGAGCTGTTGCAGTATGACTTCCGGCCGGGAGTCCGAGAGGTGTTGCTGGCGTCGGTGCCGCCGACGGAGTCGCTCGACACCCTGCAGAGCGTGTCGAAATACGTGGAGGAGCGGCTCGGGCAGACGCTGGACTTCCAGGCGATGCTGGCGGACCCGACGGCGTTCGGCGGCGAGCAGCTCGATGAGTCATTGAAGCCCTTCGCCCGGGTGGCAGCGGCGGTGCTGCGGCAACTGGGAGGAGAGTACGCGAGCCTGGCCACCCGGCTCGAGGGGATGCCTCCAGGGCAGCAGGGACGCGCGACACGTGCGCGCGCGGAGGTGCGCGCGGAGGAACCCCCGACGCGGACGGAGCGGACGGAGACGCCACCGGAGGAGCGACCCACGGCGCCACGCTGGCAGCCCAGTGGAAAGCGGGTGCTCGTGGTGGGCTCTCGGAAACCCTCGCGTTCAGAACAATTCCGGCGGCTCTGCGCCCTGTTGGGCCAGACCTTGGCGCGGAAGGGACACGCGCTGGTCTCTGAAGGGTGGCCAGGGGTCGATCAGGAGGTCGGGGCCGCCTATGTCGAAACGCTTCGGGACCTGGGCGTTGATCCCGAGTGGCATGTCACCCAGGTCGTGAACAAGGGCAGGATGTCTGCCCTGGATGTGGGGAAGATCGTCAGGACAAAGGCGAGGTGGCGGGGGTCTGCCGTGTCACTGGAGCATGCGGATCTGGTGGTGATGTTGAAGGGGAGGGAGGAAGTCTTCCAGGTTGTCGAGGTGGCGCGGATATTGTCCAAGCCCGTCCTGCCATTGCCAGGAACCGGAGGTGATGCCGCAAGGGCATACGAATCCGTGATGGGAGCTCCCTCCTTCCGATGGTGGAGTGGTCTCTCGAGGATCTCCCTGCTCCGGCTGAACGTTCCCGTCTCCACAGTGGAGGAGAGCGTCCATGCGGTGGAAGCACTGTCTTCTCTCATCGATCGGCTCCATTCGGGTGCGCAGTTGGCGCCGTACGCGTCAGCGATGCTGCAACTGGTCCAGAACTTCGAGTTTGGTGTGCCTCTTAAAACCAGGCCTGTCCGCAACCCCCGATGGCGTGGGTTCATCGAGGAACTCACGCGTGCAGCGGGTGGAATAAGGCCGCCACTGGCACAGCTCTCTCTGAAGATGGGCGATGGTGAGCGAGCGTCGGCGACGTTGGGAGATCCACGGCCCGCTATCGACGCGTTGCGCGCGACGCTCCCTGCCATGACCGAGCGGCTGCTGGAGGACTTCGAGCGTATCGGTGCGTTGGAGGAACACGCGCGGTTCGGTTGCAGGGTCCAGTCAGAACTGGTCCCGCTGGTTCTGGAGTTCGCCGGACAGGAGGGGCTGGAGGTCGTGGGAGCAGTGCTCTCGCAGAAGTCAGTTCCCCAAGAGAGCCCGTTCTTCGGCTCGCTCGTCGGGGCCGTGAGGGAACGGTTGGATTCTCCGGAGGAATTTGAAGACTGGCTCTCGGTTCACCTGGGTCTCTCCTCTGCGGAGTTCGAGTTCAGGAAGAAATTCCTGGAGTTGGCCAGTCGCTTGCGCGACACGTACGATACAGTGCGTGGGCTCAGCCCCGATGATGTCGACGCGGCGCTGCTCGAGATCGTGCGCGAGAGCGGCCTGATCTCCTTTGAATACGCCAAGTTGTCCCAGGCGCCTTGGATGGGTGACACGGTCCCCACCGTGGTGGGACAGCCGAGGCGCAGGGACATAACGGGAGCTGGCAACGTGCTCGACACGCGCGTACATCTCCCGGATCCACGGTTCGTTGCTCACTTCCTCTCCAGTGAGAGCGGCTTCGAACGCGCGGCCGCCTACCTGCTGGTCCAGCGCTATCTTTCCGACCTCGTACCGGAGCTGGGCCACTCCATCGCGCGCGAGCGGTCCCTCATGCGGAGGAGTCCTGAGGGATGGTGGTTCGCGGTGAATCGTCTCCTCTCATGTCTGCTGTACCAGCATGACGAACTCGTCAGTCTGGGCAGCTGGCCCGAGATGCGGAGGGCGCTGGTTCAATTCCTCAATCAGCTGAGGCGCAGCCCTATTCCAAGAGAAGAGGCCGCACTGAGGCAATTGGTGGAGCGCCTCTCGGAAAGGACGTTCGCGGCGCCGGTGGAGCCACGGGTGGAGCGCCCGGAGGAAGCCACCCCGTGGCAGTGGAGTGGAAAGTGGATTGCCGTCGCGGGGACTGACTCGGGTCAGCTTCCCGAGCAGATCGAGCAGGTGTGCCGCATGCTCGGAGAAGGATTGGCACGCGATGGTCATGGCTTGATTGGAGGCGGCTGGCCGGGCGTCGATGCCGTTGTCGCGCGGGCCTATGTCGCCACGCTGCGGAACCAGGGGGTGAACCCCAAGGACTCCTTCCTGCAGATCCTCGAGGAGGAAAGGTCGCCCGAGGTACAGGAAGGGACCCTCGAGACCGTGCGTCCGGAGGACTCCTTCGCCGCGGAAGTGAGCAGGGCGGATGCCCTGGTCCTGATTGGGGGACTCGGAGGCACGGCCGCGATGTTCGAAGCAGCGCGGGCCCTGGGGAAGCCTGTCCTCCCCCTGCGTGCCACAGGCGGGGACGCGGAAGTCGTCCACGAGTACATCCTCGGAGATACCTCCTATCTGCTCCAGGCGGGCCTCTCGCGGCGCATCATGCGGAAGTTGGAGGGGCCGATCTCCACGGAAGAGGAACTCCGCCACACCATCGATGACGTGCTGGAGTTCGTTGGAGGGATCCCCTCTGTTCCCACGGCCTACGCTCGTGCTCTCCTGGCGTTCCTGGGCTTGAAGCAGTTGAACCTCTTCGAGCAGCGCGAGCTGGCCAGTCGTCCACTGTGGAAGGCGTTCCTTGGGCAACTTGCCCGGCAGGCGGAGGTGGAACTCCCGAAAACCTCGCATGCGATTCCGGGATTCGTGAGCAGCTTGGTGTTCGAAGACCCATCCGATACTCCAGCGCAGGATCTGGTTCTTGTGAATCAGATCAGCAAGGACAGAGTCCGCGCACCGCTCTCCCGGATGAGCGAAAGGCTCATCGCGGATTTCGAGCGGGTGACGGATCTCGAAGACCATGACTCATGGGGCAAGCCCATCCAGATGGCGCTCGCTCCACTCGTGGCTCGAAGCCAGCCGGGTCTGGAGGCCATCGGCCGGGTCATCAAGCGGACCTTCGATGGAATAGTGTCACCATTCATCGACGACCTGCGCACGGAAGCTCAGCGGCACTTCTCCTCGGAGGAGCAGTACCAGGACTGGGTGATGAAATGCCTCAGGGTCTCCCCGCAGGAGTACGAGTTCCGGCAGACCTTCTATCGGCTCTCCTTGGCTTTGAATGTGCATCTGGGTGTTGCGCACGTTCGGATCCAAGAGGCCATGGGCAGTTTGCGTGAGGCGCTCCCGGCCAACGAGCTCGCGCGAGAGCCGGCCTTCATCTGGTTCTTCTTGAGGGAGGAGCGGCCGGTTGCAGAGAGAGCGTTGGCATATTTGCTGATCGAGGAGTTCCGTTTCACCTCGTTCCTGCCCGGTTTGCTTCGCGCCCTGCCACGAGAGCACCACAGGCTGAATGAGCCGCACTCTGCTGTCGTGGTGTGGCAGCTGATCTCCTGCCTGCGCTCATTCCGGGGTGACCCGCAGCTGGAGGCGCAATGGCCGCAAGTCTTGAGTGAGTTGGCTGCTCTGCGTAGGACGCTCGAGGCTCAACCCAGGCTGGATCCAACTGGGGAACTCCGTGCGTTGGTGGACTCCCTCGTGAGCGAGGAGCCGCCACGTGAGGAGGTGGTGCAGAAGGCCGAGCTCATCTCCCCGGACGAGGAGTCGGGAGAACTGAATGAGAAACTCGCGGCCCATCAGTCCGAGCTTCCCATTGCCCAGCACGCCGCTGATCTCGACCCTGGGAACACGTTGAAACAGCGTCGGGTCTACCTCATCCACTACAGCATTGGCGTCGTACTTCGGAAGAAGGGGGATCTCGATGGAGCGTTGACCGCCTACCGGTCATGCCTCGCTATTGCTCAGAGGATGGTCGAGCGCGAGCCGGACAATGGGCTGTTCCTGCGCGACCTCTACCTCAGCCATTCCAGTGTTGGGGACATGCTTCGGGATAAGAGAGACCTCGATGGGGCATTGGCCACCTACGAATCAGGCCTCGCCGTTGCCCAGCGGATGGTGGAGCGTGAGCCGGACAATGGGCTGTTCCTGCGCGGTCTCTACCTCAGCCATTTCAGTATTGGGGACGTGCTTCGGAAGAAGGGGGACAACAATATGGCATTGGCCGCCTACGAATCAGGCCTTGCCGTTGCCCAACGGATGGTCGAGCGTGGACCGAACGACACCACGCTGCAGCGCAGCCTTTTTCTCAGTCATTACAGCATCGGCTTCGTGCTGAACTCCTTGGGAGACCTCCAGGGTGCACTCGTGGCTCTCGAATCCGCTGTTGCCGTCGCCCAGCGGTTGGTTGAGCGCGAGCCGAACAACGACACGCTGCAACACGACCTCTCGGTTGGTCGTCAGAGCGTTGATAGGGTGCTTCGCGCCCTGAGGCGATCACCTTGA
- a CDS encoding GAF domain-containing sensor histidine kinase — protein sequence MTHASEDPRFSHHPAPKLYGIESYIAAPLRRRDGSFFGVLCALDPKPAALTEDKLELFRDLADLVGHQLEQEDELGRRDAQLLSAREAAQLREQLIGIVSHDLRNPLNAITLSAATLLRRTDLDDRARRGISRILEAADRANRLIRDLLDFTQARMGQRLPVKRQTVELHALTEQVVNEVQLAAADRELKLETEGEGRGAWDPDRIAQVLTNLLTNALQYSPAGTPIRVSTRGEDKAVILTVSNEGPPIPVELLPTLFEPMTRGTAEGSERRSIGLGLFIVDQIIRAHGGSIEVSSTVEAGTSFRVLLPRDILPA from the coding sequence ATCACCCATGCGAGCGAGGACCCCCGGTTCTCGCACCATCCGGCGCCGAAGCTCTACGGCATCGAGAGCTACATCGCCGCGCCCTTGAGGCGGCGGGATGGGAGCTTCTTCGGTGTGCTGTGCGCGCTGGATCCGAAGCCGGCCGCGCTCACCGAGGACAAGCTCGAGCTCTTCCGTGACCTCGCGGACCTGGTGGGCCACCAGTTGGAGCAGGAGGACGAGCTGGGCCGGCGCGATGCCCAGCTGCTCAGCGCGCGCGAGGCCGCGCAGCTGCGCGAGCAGTTGATCGGCATCGTGAGCCACGATTTGCGCAACCCGCTCAACGCCATCACCTTGTCGGCCGCGACGCTGTTGAGGCGCACGGACCTGGATGACCGGGCGCGGCGGGGCATCAGCCGCATCCTGGAGGCCGCGGACCGGGCCAACCGGCTCATCCGGGATCTGCTCGACTTCACCCAGGCGCGCATGGGGCAGAGGCTACCGGTGAAGCGCCAGACGGTGGAGCTCCACGCCCTCACCGAGCAGGTGGTGAACGAGGTCCAGCTGGCCGCCGCGGATCGGGAGCTGAAGCTGGAGACGGAGGGAGAAGGGCGGGGCGCATGGGATCCGGACCGGATCGCCCAGGTGCTCACCAACCTGCTCACCAATGCCTTGCAGTACAGCCCCGCGGGTACGCCCATCCGGGTGAGCACGCGGGGCGAGGACAAGGCAGTCATCCTCACGGTGAGCAACGAGGGGCCGCCCATTCCGGTGGAGCTGCTGCCCACCCTCTTCGAGCCGATGACACGTGGCACGGCGGAGGGAAGTGAGCGCCGCAGCATCGGCCTGGGGCTCTTCATCGTGGACCAGATCATCCGGGCGCACGGGGGCAGCATCGAGGTGAGCTCCACGGTGGAGGCGGGCACGTCCTTCCGGGTCCTGCTTCCCCGCGACATACTCCCGGCATGA
- a CDS encoding Uma2 family endonuclease, whose amino-acid sequence MATRRPPESESTERNAPSVEAAFQAAPEEMVAQILEGELHLSPRPARPHTNVTSRLGVLLGGPFMFGNGGPGGWVILDEPELHLGPRPDKLVPDLAGWRRERLPRAVGGDEAPAYYDLAPDWACEVLSERTRRRDKGQKMRIYAREGVRHVWHMDPVAQTLDVFRLVERDWLLVHSFAGEERVRAEPFEALELELALVWSE is encoded by the coding sequence ATGGCCACCCGCCGCCCACCCGAGTCGGAGTCCACCGAGCGAAACGCCCCGTCCGTCGAGGCGGCCTTCCAGGCAGCGCCGGAGGAGATGGTGGCGCAGATTCTGGAGGGTGAGCTGCACCTCAGCCCACGTCCTGCCCGCCCGCATACCAATGTGACGTCAAGACTCGGCGTCCTCCTTGGAGGACCCTTCATGTTCGGCAACGGTGGGCCGGGCGGATGGGTCATCCTCGATGAACCAGAGCTGCACCTCGGTCCGCGCCCGGACAAGCTCGTGCCGGATCTCGCCGGGTGGAGGCGCGAGCGCCTGCCTCGCGCCGTGGGAGGCGACGAGGCCCCCGCCTACTACGATCTCGCGCCAGACTGGGCGTGCGAGGTCCTCTCCGAGCGCACGAGGCGCAGGGACAAGGGCCAGAAGATGCGCATCTACGCCCGGGAAGGCGTACGGCACGTGTGGCACATGGACCCGGTGGCCCAGACGCTCGATGTGTTCCGGCTCGTCGAGCGCGACTGGCTGCTCGTCCATTCCTTCGCCGGAGAGGAGCGGGTGCGCGCCGAGCCCTTCGAGGCCCTCGAGCTCGAGCTGGCGCTCGTCTGGTCCGAGTAG
- a CDS encoding effector-associated domain EAD1-containing protein — translation MELTGNQQEKLSQALLSAFPRVEHLRRMVQFKLNRNLDTFTDGPLRDRVFLLIEESEREGWTQELIRGAVQENPGNPHLKAFFQEYSTSVQREAPGPELEKLIVDTSSFLDPVRWRERLEAIERQVCQLEIGADRGTGFLVAPDVVLTNHHVVRKAIEGKVSPDQMGLRFDYKRLEDGSELPGTMHELAQDWLLASSPSSPVDLLDPKPREATTSELDYALLRVKGQPGNERLDGNKTRGWVEVPTAGYDFKPGSPIIIVQHPRGDRLRLAIETNGILAVNSARTRVTYRTNTLEGSSGSPCFSQDWTLVALHHSGGPGTLAKYNEGIPISTLRAYLPDPVRKQLGWT, via the coding sequence ATGGAACTAACGGGAAACCAGCAGGAGAAACTGTCCCAGGCGCTGCTCAGTGCGTTTCCCCGGGTGGAGCACCTCCGGCGCATGGTTCAGTTCAAGCTGAACCGCAATCTGGACACGTTCACAGACGGGCCCTTGAGGGATCGTGTCTTCCTGCTCATCGAGGAGAGCGAGCGCGAGGGATGGACCCAGGAGTTGATCAGGGGCGCGGTCCAGGAGAACCCCGGCAACCCCCACCTCAAGGCGTTCTTCCAGGAGTACTCCACCTCCGTCCAGCGCGAGGCTCCAGGGCCGGAGCTCGAGAAGCTCATCGTCGACACCAGCTCCTTCCTCGATCCCGTCCGTTGGCGGGAACGGCTCGAAGCCATCGAGCGGCAGGTCTGCCAGCTCGAGATCGGTGCGGACAGGGGAACGGGCTTCCTCGTCGCTCCCGATGTCGTCCTCACCAACCACCACGTGGTGCGCAAGGCCATCGAGGGCAAGGTCTCTCCCGACCAGATGGGACTGCGTTTCGATTACAAGCGTCTGGAGGATGGTTCCGAGCTGCCGGGCACGATGCATGAGCTGGCCCAGGACTGGTTGCTCGCCTCCAGCCCATCGAGCCCGGTCGATCTGCTGGACCCCAAACCGCGAGAGGCGACGACGTCGGAGCTGGACTACGCCCTGTTGCGCGTGAAGGGGCAGCCGGGGAACGAGCGGCTCGATGGGAACAAGACCCGTGGCTGGGTCGAGGTTCCCACCGCCGGGTATGACTTCAAGCCCGGGTCTCCTATCATCATCGTCCAGCACCCTCGGGGCGACCGGCTGCGGCTGGCCATCGAAACCAACGGTATCCTCGCGGTGAACTCGGCGCGTACCCGGGTGACGTACAGGACCAATACCCTGGAGGGCTCTTCCGGCTCCCCCTGCTTCAGTCAGGATTGGACGCTGGTGGCGCTCCACCACAGTGGAGGCCCTGGTACCCTGGCGAAGTACAACGAGGGTATCCCCATCTCCACCCTTCGCGCGTACCTGCCGGACCCAGTGCGCAAGCAACTCGGGTGGACTTGA